One genomic window of Manihot esculenta cultivar AM560-2 chromosome 16, M.esculenta_v8, whole genome shotgun sequence includes the following:
- the LOC122722088 gene encoding uncharacterized protein LOC122722088, with translation MIYDTIGPEIMDTVVQHGLKRKSSCTNDLEIEIGENNASQFGSSEQASKFFKLLEDAKQKLYPGCDKFSKLSLIVKLFQIKCLYGLSDKAVNSIMQLFKEVLPDGETLPKTFYEARKIICDLGLHYEKIHACVNDCMLFWKEHVKAESCLVCGESRWKTTENDSSKMSMNKKTSKKVPRKVLRYFPLKPRLQRLFMSSDIVADMTWHHDQRTKDGILRHPADSDAWKSFDELNPGFAKDPRNVRLGLATDGVNPFGNLSVSHSTWPVIAIVYNLPHWLCMKQPYCMLSLLIPGPKAPGNDIDVYLQPLVEELQELWYYRVDTYDAARKENFCLRAAILWTINDFSAYANLSGWSTKGGLAFPTCNKETPSTHLKYGRKFSYMSSHRFLPMNYKWRLNKRSFDGTIEKRSAPKKLSGNDVLLQLRLLKKVKFGKTKDGLNARRDLKEMGIRKELHPIMKDDGYSSNIAQCVNLKDGKVFGFKSHDCHILLEQLLPLAIRGIVPSNVYDAITEFSIFFREYKLS, from the exons ATGATTTATGATACAATTGGACCTGAAATCATGGATACAGTAGTGCAACATGGTTTGAAGAGAAAATCTTCTTGCACTAATGATCTTGAGATTGAAATTGGGGAAAATAATGCTTCACAGTTTGGGTCTAGTGAGCAAgcttctaaattttttaaattattagaaGATGCTAAACAAAAACTTTATCCTGGTTGTGATAAGTTTTCAAAGTTATCATTGATAGTGAAACTATTCCAAATAAAGTGTCTTTATGGATTGAGTGATAAAGCTGTTAATAGTATCATGCAATTGTTTAAGGAAGTGCTACCAGATGGTGAGACCTTGCCTAAAACTTTTTATGAAGCTAGAAAAATCATATGTGATCTAGGTCTTCATTATGAAAAGATACATGCATGTGTAAATGATTGTATGTTGTTTTGGAAAGAGCATGTTAAGGCTGAAAGTTGCTTAGTTTGTGGCGAGTCTAGGTGGAAAACAACAGAGAACGATTCATCTAAGATGAGTATGAATAAAAAAACTAGTAAAAAAGTACCAAGAAAAGTTCTTCGTTACTTTCCATTAAAACCTAGACTACAAAGGTTATTTATGTCATCAGACATAGTTGCAGACATGACATGGCATCATGATCAACGTACTAAAGATGGGATTTTAAGGCATCCTGCTGATTCTGATGCTTGGAAATCTTTTGATGAGTTGAATCCAGGTTTTGCTAAAGACCCTCGTAATGTCAGATTAGGTTTAGCAACAGATGGAGTCAATCCTTTTGGAAACTTAAGTGTTTCTCACAGCACTTGGCCAGTGATTGCTATAGTTTATAATCTACCTCATTGGTTATGCATGAAACAACCATATTGTATGCTTTCTTTATTAATACCTGGTCCTAAAGCTCCTGGAAATGACATTGATGTATACTTACAACCTTTAGTAGAGGAGTTACAGGAGTTATGGTATTACAGAGTTGATACTTATGATGCTGCTCGAAAGGAAAATTTTTGCTTACGTGCTGCCATTTTATGGACCATAAATGATTTTTCAGCATATGCTAATTTGTCAGGTTGGAGTACAAAGGGAGGTTTAGCTTTCCCTACATGCAACAAAGAGACTCCTTCTACTCATTTAAAATATGGTCGTAAGTTTTCTTATATGAGTTCCCATCGTTTTCTCCCAATGAATTATAAATGGCGTTTAAATAAACGTTCTTTTGATGGAACCATTGAGAAAAGATCAGCTCCAAAAAAATTATCTGGGAATGATGTGTTACTACAATTGAGGCTTCTTAAGAAAGTAAAATTTG gaaaaacaaaggATGGATTGAACGCTCGTCGTGATTTGAAAGAGATGGGTATAAGAAAAGAATTGCATCCAATTATGAAAGATG ATGGTTATTCATCTAATATAGCCCAATGTGTAAATTTGAAAGATGGTAAAGTTTTTGGATTTAAAAGTCATGACTGTCATATTTTATTAGAGCAACTTCTTCCTTTGGCGATTCGTGGAATTGTTCCTagtaatgtctatgatgctattaCAGAGTTTAGCATATTCTTTAGAGAG TATAAGCTAAGTTAG